The window AGGTGCCGGCCGGCACGTCGATGACGTCGCCCGGCTTGGCGTCCAGCAGCTTGTTGCGCAGTTCGGCGGCGAAGCCGGCCTCGGCTTCGGCCTTGCCGGCCGGCGCGGCGTCTCCGCCCTGCTTGCCGCAGCCCGACAGCGACAACGCGAATCCGATGGCCAATGCGACGCAGGTACGCTTCATGTCTTGTTCTCCTCCCCGGATGCCGAAGTGTGGGCACGCGGGCCCGCGCATGCCTAGGGGACATTCGCCCTAGAATGGGGGCGAAACGGACAGAACGCGCCCATGCCCCATCGTCATTCCGGCCTCGACGCCCGGCTACCGGGCAGCAATCACTTCCACGGCAACATCATCGCCGCGCTGCTCGCCCGCGCGGTCGAGCTGGACGTGTGCAGCGCGCCGTGGTTCGACGGCCTGCGGATCGGCCCGGCCGACTTCGACGCGCCGGACCCGCCCTGCCTGTCCTATCGCGAGGTCTGCGGCATCCTGCGCCGCGCGCTGGCCTCGCTGCCCGGCGAGGGCCACGGGCTGGAGCTGGGCGGCCGGCAGTCGCTGTCGAACTTCGGCGTGCTGGGCCTGGCGATGCTGGCCGCGCCCACCTTCCGCGAGGCGCTGCACACCGGCATCCGCTACGCGCCGATCTCCGGGGCGATGCTCGACCTGGCCCTGGCCGACGACCCGGCCGGCATCGCGGTGACGATGCGGATGTACCGGCCCGACCCGCAGCTGGAGGTGTATCTCTGCGAGGAGCTGGTCTCCAGTTGCCTGAACCTGTGCCGCTCGGTGCTCGGCGAAGCGTTCCGCCCCGAACGAGTCGAACTGGCCTATCCGCCCCCGCCCTACGCGGAGCGCTACGCCCCGCTGCTGCGCGCCGAGGTCCGCTTCGGCTGCGCCGACAGCCGCATCGTGGTCGCCCGCCGCTGGCTGGACCTGCCGATGCCGGCCGCCAATCCCAACACCGCGCGCCAGCTGGCCGAACTGTGCCGCGCGCAGATGCCGCCCGGCCAGCCGGCCGGCGGCATCTGCGCGATGGTCGAACAGCGGCTGGCGCTGCAACCGGCCAAGGCGCCGCGGCTGGCCGAACTGGCCGCCGAACTGCACATGACCGAGCGCACCCTGCGCCGGCAGTTGCAGGCGGAAGGCGCCAGCTACCGCGCGCTGCTGGACCGCGTGCGCGAACGCGCCGCGCGCCGGCTGCTGCGCGAGCGCGCGCTGCCGCTCGCCCAGGTGGCGGCGGCGGTGGGCTTTTCCGACCCGCGCGACTTCCGCCGCGCGTTCAAGCGCTGGACCGGCCGCCTGCCGGGCGCGCTGCGCCGCGGCGAGGCGACCGACGACGATCAGCCCAGCACCATCACCGCATCGACCTCGAACGCCGCGCCCTTGGGCAGCGCCGACACCTCGATGGTGGAACGCGCCGGATAGGGCTGCGCGAAGTACTCGCCCATCACCGCGTTGACCGCGCCGAACTGCGACAGGTCGGTGAGGTAGAGGCCCACGCGGACGATGTCGTCCATCGTGCCGCCGGCAGCGAAGCACACCGCCTTCAGGTTCTCGAACGCGCGGCGCGCCTGCGCGGCGACGTCGCCCGCGCCGACCAGGTCGCCGGTGGCGGGATCGAGCGGGATCTGGCCGCTGAAGAACACCGTATTGCCGGCGCGGGTAGCCTGCGAGTACGGGCCGATGGCGGCGGGAGCGGAATCGGTATGGATGGCGGTGCGGGGCATGGGGGATTTCCTCGGGGAATTGGCAACCATCCCATTGTAGGCCGTGGCATTGCTCCGTCGCCGCAGGCCCGCCGTTACCGAACACGTGGCGCAGCGGTCTTCCCCCGGAAACCATTCTTTGACGCGGATCAACGCGGATGAGCGCGGATTCTTTTGCTTTATCGGCATTTGATCCGCGTCGATCCGCGTCCGAATTGCTTCGCGCCGGATGTCCCATGCGGACAGGTCGTTCCGCCTACGTGCGCTGCACGTCCTGCACCACGTGCAGCCGGCGCACGCCGCGGATCACTTCGGCCAGGTGGCGGCCGTCGGTCACGTCGATGCCGAAGCGCAGCACCGCGATGTTGCTGTCGCGCTCCAGGTATTCGACGCGGTCGATGTTGGAATCCGCATTGGCAATGGCCGCCGCCACCTGCGCCAGCACGCCCGGCCGATTCTCCACCTCGATGCGGATCGCCGAACTGAAATCGCCGGACACCTCGCGATCCCAGCCGATCGCCACCCAGCGCTCCGGCGACTTGCGGTACTCGGCCACGTTCGGGCATTCCAGCCGATGCACCACGATCCCCTTGCCGGCGCTGTGGTAGCCCATGATCTCGTCGCGCGGAATCGGCAGGCAACACTGCGCGAAGCTGATGACGCCGCGCTCGTTGCCGGTGATGAGGATGCGCTCCTGCGGCGCAGGTGCGCCCGGTCGCTGCGCACCACCCGCGCTCTGCTGCTGCGCCAAGGCCAGCGCCACCTGCGAGGGCATGCGGTTGCCAAGCGCGATATCGGCCAGCATCGCCTCCAGCCGCGTGTAGCGGTTGTCGGCCAGGTACGCCTCCAGCCGCTCCATCGGGATGCGGTCCAAGGCGGTGCCCTGCGCGCCCAGCGCGCGGTCCAGCATGTAGTGGCCCAGCTGCACCGCGTCCTCGTGCTCCAGTTGCTTGAGCTGCTGGCGGATCGCGGTGCGCGCCTTGCTGGTGGCGACGAACTCCAGCCACTGCGTGGTCGGCGCCGCCGACTTCGCGGTGATGATCTCCACCGACTGCCCGCTGGCCAGCTTGGTGCGCAGCGGCGCCAGCCGCTTGTCCACGCGCGCGGTGACCGCGTGGTTGCCGACGTCGGTATGCACCGCGTAGGCGAAATCCAGCGCGGTGGAATTGCGCGGCAGCGAGAGGATGTCGCCCTTGGGCGTGAACAGGTAGACCTCGTCCGGGAACAGGTCGACCTTGACGTTCTCCAGGAATTCCAGCGACGAACCGGTGCCGCGCTGGGTCTCCACCAGATTGGCGATCCACGCCGCCGCGCGGCTCTGCGCGCTGTTGCCGCCGCCGTCCACGCCGATCTTGTAGGCCCAGTGCGCGGCCACGCCGCGCTCGGCGATCAGGTCCATCTCGCGGGTGCGGATCTGCACCTCGATCGGCGAGCCGTACGGCCCGAACAGCACCGTGTGCAGCGACTGGTAGCCGTTGGCCTTGGGGATCGCGATGAAGTCGCGGAAGCGCCCGTCCAGCGGCTTGTACACCGCGTGCACCACGCCCAGCGCGTGGTAGCAGTCGGCCACCGTGTCCACCACCACGCGGAAGCCGAACACGTCCATGACCTGATCGAAGCTGCGGCGCTGCCCGCGCATCTTGGTGTAGACGCTCCACGGCGTCTTCACCCGCCCGACCAGCCGGTGTTCGAGCTTTTCCAATGCCAGCCGCTGCGCCAGCCGCGCCTCGATCTGCCCCAGCGCCTCGCGCCGCACCAGCGGCTGGCTGCGGATGCGCTTGTCGATCACCGCGTGCCGCCACGGATGCAGCGCCTTGAAGCCGAGATCCTGCAACTCGGCCTTGATCAGGTTCATGCCCAGCCGCTGCGCGATCGGCGCGTAGATCTCCAGCGTCTCGACGGCGATGCGGCGGCGCGCCTCGGCCGACTGCGCGCCCAGCGTGCGCATGTTGTGCAGGCGGTCGGCCAGCTTGATCAGGATGACGCGCAGGTCGCGCGACATCGCCAGCAGCATCTTGCGGAAGCTCTCCGCCGCCGCTTCCTGGCGGTCGGCGAAGCGCAGCTTGTCCAGCTTGGTGACGCCGTCGACCAGCTCGGCCACCGTCTCGCCGAACTGCGCGGCGACATCGGCGCGGGTCAGCGGGGTGTCCTCGATGGTGTCGTGCAGGATCGCCGCGACCAGCGTCTCCACGTCCAGCCCCAGCTCGGCCAGCACCTGCGCCACCGCCACAGGATGAGTGATGTAGGGCTCGCCGGACTTGCGCGTCTGCCCCTCATGCGCCGCCGCGCCGGCGATCCACGCGCGCCGCAGCTGCGCGCGCTGGGCTTCGTCGAGGTAATACCCCGCGCGCTCCAGCGACCGCACGTAGTCCGGCACCGCCGCGTCGGGCACGGTGTCGGTCAGGGCAAGCGCGGGATCGCCGGGCGTCATGCGTCGAGACTAACCTCGCAACGTCATGCCGGCAAACGGTTTCAGCAATGGACGCCGCAAAAGAAAACGGCCCCGCAGGGCCGTTTTCGTGGACGCGGTCGCAGGCCTGCGATCAGTCGTCGCCCTTCATGTCGTCGTCGGCGGCCACCACTTCGGCGGCGGCCCATTCCAGCGCCTCGCGCTCCTTGCGCTCGCGCTCGGCCTTCTCCACCGCGTCGATGAAGTCGGTGTCGATGGCGCGCGCGGCGATCTCGCGCAGGGCCAGCACGGTGGGCTTGTCGTTGGCTTCGCTGTTGTCCAGCTTCGGCTCCACGCCGCCGGCCAGCTGGCGCGCGCGCTTGGAGGCCATCATCACGAGTTCGAAGCGGTTGTCGACCACCTGCAGGCAGTCTTCGACGGTAATACGGGCCATGTCTGTCCTGCGGCGATGGGCCGCGCAAGGGTTCGAAAGAACCGGGGAGTGTAGCCGTGCGCGACCGGAATCGCAAGTCGCGCTCTTGAAAATCAATCACATAGGGCGATTTCGACCGGCCACGGCGGCCCCGCGGGACGGCTCGCGGCCCGCTACGGATCGACCAGCAGCGAGGTGATCAGCCGCGCGTGCCGCGCCACCTGGGCGTCCTTGCGCAGCCGGCTGGCGGTGAAGATGCTGCACATCTCGGCCACGGCGACGTCGAACACCTCGTTGACGATCACGTAGTCGAACTCGCCGTAATGGCTCATTTCCTCGCGCGCGGCGGCCAGCCGGCGCTGGATGACCTCCTCGCTGTCCTGCCCGCGCTTGCGCATGCGCTCTTCCAGCGCGGCGCGCGAGGGCGGCAGGATGAACACGCTGACGGCATCCGGCACCTTGGCCCGCACCTGCCGCGCGCCCTGCCAGTCGATCTCCAGCAGCACGTCGTGACCGGCCGCCAGCAGCGGCTCCACCGACTGCCGGGCGGTGCCCTTCCAGTCGCCGTGGACCTCGGCGTACTCGAAGAAATCACCGGCGCGGATCATGCCCTTGAACTCCTCGGCGGTGACGAAGTTGTAGTGCTCGGCATGGCGCTCGCCCGGACGCGGCCCGCGCGAGGTGAACGAGATCGACAGGCGGATGTTGGTGTCGCGCGCCAGCACCGCGTTGACGATGCTGGATTTCCCGGCGCCCGAGGGCGCGGCGACGATGTAGAGGGTTCCGCGCATGGGCTCAGCTGCCTTTCACTCGATGTTCTGGATCTGCTCGCGGATCTGGTCGATCAGCACCTTCAGCTCCACCGCCGCGTTGCTGGTGCGCGCGTCGACCGACTTGCTGCCCAGCGTGTTCGCCTCGCGATTGAATTCCTGCAGCAGGAAGTCGAGGCGGCGGCCGACCGGCTCCTTGCCGCCCTTGAGGATGCGGCGCAGTTCCACCAGATGGCTGTCGAGGCGATCCAGCTCTTCATCGACATCGAGCTTCTGCAGCCAGATCACCAGCTCCTGTTCCAGCCTCCCTGGATCGGCAGGCTGGGCCAGGTCGGCCAGCCGTGCTTCCAGTTTCTGGCGCTGGCCGGCGCGGATCAGCGGCACCAGCGTGCGCACTTCGCCGGCGATCTTCGCGATGGCGTCGGCGCGCTCGGCGATCACCGCCGCCAGCTTGCCGCCCTCGCGTTCGCGCGCGGCGGTGAAGTCGTCCAGCACGGCGTCGAGCAGGGCCAGGGCTTCGCGCTGCATCGCTTCGGGGTCGGCGTCGCGCCCGCGCAGCACGCCGGGGTACTGCAACAGTTCGGTCAGGCTGGTGCGCAGGCCGGGGAACTTCGAGGTCAAGTCGAGGTTGAGCCGCGCCAGGTCCGCGACCATCGCGTCGTCGAGATGCAGGCCGGCATCGGACTCCGGCGCGCGCAGGCGGATGACCAGATCCAGCTTGCCGCGCGAGACCCGCGCGGCGACGCGTTCGCGCAGCGGCGATTCGAACGCGCGCAGCTCCTCCGGCAGGCGCAGGCCCAGCTCCAGGAAGCGATGGTTCACCGCGCGCAACTCGCCGGAGAGGACGCCCCATTCGGTGGCGCGCTCGCCGGCGGCGAAGGCGGTCATGCTGCGGATCATGCGGAATCCAGGGCCGTCGGGATGCGAATGTTAATCTAGCACCCCGTCGATTTCCGGCTTCCCCCGCATGTCCTTTTCCCGTCCCAGCGGCCGCGCCGCGGACCAGTTGCGCGCCGTCTCCATCCAGCGCGGCTTCACCCGCCACGCCGAAGGTTCGGTATTGGTGAGCTTCGGCGATACCCGCGTGCTGTGCACCGCCAGCGTGGAGAACAAGGTGCCGCCTTTCCTGCGCGGCAAGGGCGAGGGCTGGGTGACCGCCGAATACGGCATGCTGCCGCGCGCCACCCACACCCGCAGCGACCGCGAGGCCGCGCGTGGCAGGCAGGGCGGGCGCACGCTGGAGATCCAGCGCCTGATCGGCCGCAGCCTGCGCGCCTGCGTGGACCGCGCGCTGCTGGGCGAGCGCACCATCACGCTGGACTGCGACGTGCTGCAGGCCGACGGCGGCACCCGCACCGCCGCCATCACCGGCGCCTTTGTTGCGCTGGCGGACGCGGTGCAGGGCTTGATCGACCGGCGCGAACTCAAGCTGCCGGCGAGCGGGCGCACGCCGCTGGTTGGCGCGGTGTCGGCGATTTCGGTGGGCATCTACAAAGGCGTGCCGGTGCTCGACCTCGACTACGCCGAGGACAGCGCCTGCGACACCGACATGAACGTGGTGATGAACGACGGCGGCGGCTTCATCGAACTGCAGGGCACCGCCGAGGGCCACGCCTTCCGCCGCGACGAACTCGACGCGCTGCTGGCGCTGGCGGAACGGGGCTGTGCCGAGCTGTTCGCCGCGCAGCGGGCCGCGCTGGCCTCGTGAAACTGAACGCGTTTTGACGCGGATCAGAGCCAATGAACGCGGATGAACCCGAAGCCGATCGAAATTGATCCGCGCTCATCCGCGTTGATCCGCGTCCAACGGGCTCTTATGCCCACGACGCATCACACGACGAAAGGTCATCGCATGAAGCTGGTACTCGCCTCGTCCAACACCGGCAAGCTGGCCGAACTGCGCGAGCTGCTGGGCAGCGATTTCGGGCTGCACGCGCAGTCCGAATTCGGCGTGGCCGACGCCGAGGAAACCGGACTCTCGTTCATCGAGAACGCCATCCTCAAGGCCCGCCACGCCGCGCGCGCCACCGGCCTGCCCGCCCTGGGCGACGATTCCGGCCTGTGCGTCGATGCGCTGCACGGCGCACCCGGGCTGTATTCGGCGCGCTACGCCGGCAGGCATGGCGACAGCGAGGCAAACATCGACAAGCTTCTGCACGAGCTCGACAGCGTGCCCGACGACGCACGCGACGCACGCTTCGTCTGCGTGCTGGCGCTGGTGCGGCACGCCGACGATCCGATGCCGCTGGTCGCCGAAGGCACGTGGGAAGGCCGCATCCTGCGCGAGCGCCGCGGCGGCAACGGCTTCGGCTACGATCCGGTGTTCTTCTCGCCCGCGCACGGCTGCGGCGCGGCGGAGCTGCCGGCCGACGTGAAGAACCGCGACAGCCATCGCGGCGTCGCGCTGGCGAAGCTGCGGGACGGATTGCGGCAACCCTGAATTCCGAAACTCCCGCGCAAGCGCGACTCCGGAGTCCCCGGCACTCCCGCACGGGATCTCCCCAAAAAGCGCAAGCTGGATGCGCGGAGACAAGCTCTGCGAAACGATGCCCGCCTGCGCGGGAATGACGGGCAAAAAACGAACCTCCATGCTCACGACTCCACCGCTCTCGCTCTACGTCCACCTGCCGTGGTGCGTGCGCAAATGCCCGTACTGCGACTTCAACTCGCACGAGCGCAAGGGCGAGCTGCCGTTCGACGCCTACGTCGACGCGCTGATCCGCGACCTCGATTTCGACCTGCCGCTGGCCTGGGGCCGCGTCGTCCACAGCGTGTTCTTCGGCGGCGGCACGCCCTCGCTGTTCCCGTCCGAGGCGATCGACCGCTTCCTGCAGCAAGCCGCGGCGCGGCTGCGCTTCGCGCCCGACGTCGAGATCACCCTGGAAACCAATCCCGGCACGGTGGAGCACGGCCCGTTCGCCGGTTACCGCGCGGCCGGCGTGAACCGGCTCAGCTTCGGCGTGCAGAGCTTCGACGACGGCTGCCTGCAGCGGCTGGGCCGCATCCATTCCAGCGGCGATGCCGTGCGCGCGGTGAAGGCGGCGCAGGACGCCGGCTTCGACAATTTCAACCTCGACCTGATGTACGCGCTGCCGGAGCAGACGCTGGCGATGGCGCTGGACGACGTCGAACGCGCGCTCGCGCTGCATCCCACCCACGTCAGCCATTACCAGCTCACGCTGGAGCCGAACACGCGCTTCGCCGCGCGCCCGCCGCAGGGCATTCCCGACGAGGACGGCGCCTGGGACATGCAGGAGGCCTGCCAGGCGCGGCTGGCCGAGGCCGGTTTCGCCCAGTACGAGATCAGCGCCTACGCGCGCGACGGCCGGCAGTGCGCGCACAACCTGAACTACTGGCGCTTCGGCGATTACCTCGGCATCGGCGCGGGCGCGCACGGCAAGCTGACCCTGGGCGCCGCGCAGCAAGTGCTGCGGCGCTGGAAGATCCGGCATCCCACCCTGTATCTCGAAAAGGCCGGCAGCGAGGCGGCGATCGGCGGCGACGAAACGCTGACCGACGCGCGGCTGCCGTTCGACTTCATGCTCAACGCGCTGCGCCTGAACGAAGGCGTGCCGATGGCGATGTTCGAGGCGCGCACCGGACTGCCGCGCGCGGCCATCGCCGACCGGCTCGCCGTCGCCCATGAACGCGGCTGGCTCGAACCCGACGCCGGCTGGCTGCGCCCCACCGAACTGGGCCGGCGCTTCGCCAACGACGTGATTGGCCTGTTCCTGGACTGACTCGCGTGCATTGAGGCGACGGCGCTTCGCGCATACCATGCGGGGACTCGTCAAGCGCCCAGGGGGGAGCAGACCGGACGTGCCCGCATCCACTTTCCCGACATCGCAGACGACCACGCTCGCGGAAGCCGCGCTGCCGCGGCGCGCGCGCCACGCGCTGGAACGCCTGCTGGTGGACGTGCGCGCCGAAATGGGCCAGCAGCTTCCGCAGCTCCTGCAGGACGCCGAACTCGCGCTGGCCCGCACCGCCCCCGGCAACGACCCCAAGCTGGAGGCCGCGCGCTTTTCCTCGATGCGCAGCCTCGGCGGCGGCGCGGCCGCGGTCACCCGCCGCTTCATGGCGCAGATCGAAGGCTCGCTGGCCCATCTGCAGGCCGCGCGCCGCAAGCACGCCGACCCCAGCGACATGCCGCCGGTGCTGACGCTCAGCCTGCTCGACGAGGAAGCAGTAAGCGACCAGTCGGTGCTGGAGAACATGGCCAACCGGATCGAGGCGCGCAACAGCCTGGGCTTGCAGCTTTTGGGCCAGCGCTTCGGCGTGCTGGCCGGCGCGCCCGCCTTCGACGGCGAAAGCCTGCCGCTGGGCCCGTATGCCCTGTGCAACGCGCTGGCCGACGCCATCGAAGCGCTGGAGCTGTCGCGCTACGCGCGGATGCAGCTGTTCCAGCAGTTCGAGAAGGCGATGACCGCGTTCTACCCGGCGATGGTGGACGCGCTCAACGCGCGGCTGGCGCAGGACGGCATCCTGCCGCACCTGAGCTTCGTGCCGGTGCGGGTGCGCCCCGGCTCGGTCGCGCCGGCCGCGGCGCGGGCGGCGAAAGAAGCCGAAGATCAGCAGGCGCAGGGCGGCCACGGCAGCGCAGGCGCGCCTGGCGGCGCTCCCCAACCCGGTGGTGGCGGTGGCGGCGGCCATGCCGGCTCGGGCCATGCCGCCGGCATGACGGGCGGTCGCGGCATGCAGGCGCCCACCGGCGCCGAATCCTCCAACCGCGGCTGGGCGCCCGGCTCGCCGCAGCAACCCGCGCCGGCGAAACCGGCCAATGCCGGCTTCGCCCTGCTTCAGAACCTGCTGAAACGCCGCCGCGTATTGCTGGCCAAGCTGCGTCCCGGCGGCAACGACGAGCGCGTGCGCGAGCCGCTGCGCCGCGACGAGGTGCTGGACGCGCTGCAGCGCATGCGCAACACCGCCACCAAGGCGGACACCCTGGCCGACTACCGGCAGATCCTGCTGGCGCAGGCGCGGCAAATGCACGGCCACGGCGTCACCCTGGCCGACGCCGACAGCGACAGCTTCGACCTGCTCGCCCTGTTCACCGCCCAGCTGCATCGCGACCTGCGCAAGGCCAGCCCCGGCGAGGCGCTGGTGGAGCGCCTGCGCCTGCCGCTGGCGCAGCTGGCGCTGCGCGACCACCGCTTCTTCACCGACGCCGCGCATCCGGCGCGCCAGATCCTCAGCGCCGTGTCCGTGGCCGGCGCGCACTGGCTGGCCGACGACGACATGGACAGCCAGTGGCTGGGCCTGCTGCAGCGCGCCGTCTCCTCGGTGCAGCAGGACAGCGACGGCGCGTTCGACACCTTCGTCGAAGCCAACCAGACCCTGCAATCCGGCCTGCAGGCGCTAGCCCGCAAGGCGGAGATGACCGAACGCCGGCAGGTGGAAGCCGCGCGCGGGCGCGAAAAGCTGGCGCTGGCGCGGCAGCGCGCCCACGCCGAGATCGAGCGCCTGCTGCACGGCCGCGACCTGCCGCGCTTCCATTCGATCCTGATGGAGCAGGCCTGGGCCGACGTGCTGTCGCTGGTCCACCTGCGCAGCGGCGAGCATTCCGCCGACTGGCAGCAGTTGCTGGACGTCACCGCGCGGATCATCGACGCCAGCACCGCCGACGCGCCACAGGAGGCCGATCCGGAGTTCGTCGCGCAGGTGCGCGGTGCGCTGGAGCAGGTCGGCTACCACGCCGAGGACGCCAACGCGATCGCCCGCCAGCTGGCCCACGGCCGCAGCGAGACCGACGATCTGGCCTCGCGCACCGAGCTGCTGGTGCAGCTGCGCGCGCGCGCGCGGCTGGGCGAAGGCAACGCCGCCACCGCGCCGGCCGCCGAGGCATCGGCCGCGCACGGGCCGGAAGAACGGGCCGCCCGCGAGCAGCTGCGCGCGCTGCAGCGCCCGGTCTGGATCGAACTCGAGGACGACGACCAATCGCTGCGCCGCCGCCTGGCCTGGGTCAGCGCGAATTCGGGGCAGGCGCTGGTGGTCAACCGGCGCGGGCTGCGCGTCGGCAACGACGACCTGGAAGCGCTGGCGCGCAAGCTCGCCGCCGGCCGCATGCGCCTGCTGGACGGCGATCCCACGCCGGCCGAAGCCGCCTGGGACGCGACCATGAACAGCCTGCAGCGAATCGCGATGAGCGAAGGTCCGCTGGACGGGGAGCCCGGCTATGGGGATTGAATCGCGCCGCCAGCCGCGCCGGCCGGTGCCGGGCATGGTGGAGGTGTACGACACCATCATCGAGGAACCGGTGGGCTACCTCGGCAACCTGTCGATCGGCGGCATGCTGCTGATCGCCAACCGCAGCCTGCCGGATGACGCGCTGTTCCAGTTCCGCTTCAACCTGCCGGACGACCTCGACGCGTCGCAGCCGCTGGAAGTCGGCGCGCACGTGCTGTGGCAGGACAAGGCCGGCGCGCCGGGGCAGTCGTGGATCGGCATGCGCTTCCTCGGCCTGTCGCCGGAAGCCGCGCACCGCCTGCGGGTGTGGACGGCCCAGCCGGAAGGCTGAAGCCTGCGGCGCGGCGGGCGATGCGCGACAATCGCATTCCCCACGCCGCGATCCGCACGCCATGTCCCACGCCACGCTTTCGTCCCTGTACCCGCAGCATCTCGACGTCCTGCAGGCGCGCGCCGCCGAAGCATTGCGCCGCGGCGGCTTCGACCATCTCGTCGTGCCCAGCGGCACCCTGCACTACCAGGCGTTCGACGACCGCGACTATCCCTACGCGGTGAACCCGCAGTTCAAGGCCTGGCTGCCGCTGACGCAGACGCCGGGCAGCTGGCTGGTGGTCACGCCGGGCTCGAAGCCGAAGCTGGTGTTCCTGCAGCCGCACGACTACTGGCACGTGGTGCCGGCCGCGCCCAGCGGCTACTGGGTGGATCAGTTCGAAATCGTCGTCATCCGCACGCCGGAAGAAGCCGCGCAGCACCTGCCGGACGCCGCCCGCAGCGCCATCCTCGGCGAGCCGCAGAGCGCGATCGAAGGCTACGCGCCGAACAACCCGCAGCCGGTGATCGCCTACTTGGAATACCATCGCGCGTTCAAGACGGCGTACGAGATCGAGATGATGCGGCAGGCCAGCCGGATCGGCGCGCGCGCCCACCGCGCCGCCGAGCGCGCGTTCCGCGCCGGCTCCAGCGAATTCGGCATCCACCTCGCCTATTGCCAGGCCGCCGGCCAGGACGCCAACGACCTGCCCTACGGCAACATCGTCGCCCTCAACGAACACGGCGCGGTGCTGCACTACACCCACCGCGACCGCCTGCCGCCGAAGCCGGTGCGCAGCTTCCTGATCGACGCCGGCGCCAGCTTCGGCGGCTATGCCTGCGACATCACCCGCACCTATTCCGCGGCCGACGACGAGTTCGCGGCGATGATCCGCGCCGTCGACGCCGCGCAGTTGCAGCTGTGCGACATGGTCCGCGCCGGCACCGACTACGCGCGCATCCACCTGCAGGCGCACCTGCTGCTGGCCGGCGTGCTGCGCGACTTCGGCGTCCTCAAGATCTCGCCAGAAGACGCGCTGGCCAGCGGCGTGAGCAGCGCGTTCTTCCCGCACGGCGTCGGCCACGGCATCGGACTGCAGGTGCACGACGTGGCCGGCTTCGCCGAATCCGACACGGGCGGCACGCTGCCCAAGCCCGACGGCCATCCCTATCTGCGCCTGACCCGCACGCTGGCGCCGGGCATGGTGGTGACCATCGAACCCGGCATCTACTTCATCGACATGCTGCTGGACGAACTCAAGGCCAAGGGCCTGGGCGACGCGGTGGACTGGGCGCGCGTGGAGGCGTTCAAGCCCTACGGCGGCATCCGCATCGAGGACGACGTGGTCTGCACCGACGGCGAACCGCTCAACCTGACCCGCGAGGCGTTCGCCGCCGACGCCTGACGCATGTCGCCCGCCCATCTGCTGCTCGCCCTGGCCGTCGTCATCGTCTGGGGCACCAACTTCGTGGTGATCAAGCTGGGGCTGGCGGAATTCCCGCCGCTGCTGTTCGCCACCCTGCGCTTCGCGCTCTCGTTCCTGCCGTGGCTGCTGTTCGTGAAGCGGCCGCCGGTGGCGTGGCGCTGGCTGGTCGGCAACGGCGTGTTCCTCGGCTTCGGCATGTTCGGGCTGCTGTTCATCGCGATGCGCGCCGACATCACCCCGGGCGTGGCCTCGCTGGTGGTGCAGACGCAGGCGTTCTTCACCATCGGCCTGTCGATGCTCCTGCTGGGCGAACGCCTGCGCGGGTTCCAGGCCGCCGGACTGGCGCTGTGCGTGGCCGGCATGGCGGTGCTGTTCGCCCATACCGACGCCTCGCTGACCGTGCGCGGCCTGATCCTGACGCTCGGCGCCGGGCTGTCCTGGGCGGTCGCCAACCTGATCGCCAAGCGCGCCGGCCGGATCGACATGCTCGGCTTCATGGTCTGGTCGAGCCTGTTCGCGGTGCCGCCGCTGCTGCTGGCGAGCCTCGTCTTCGAAGGCCCGCAGCGGATCGGCGAGGCGCTGGCGCAGGCCAACTGGATCGGCTGGAGCGCCGCGTTCTGGCAGGGCGCGGCGAACACGCTGTTCGGCTACGGCGCGTGGAACTGGCTGC is drawn from Thermomonas brevis and contains these coding sequences:
- a CDS encoding EamA family transporter, translated to MSPAHLLLALAVVIVWGTNFVVIKLGLAEFPPLLFATLRFALSFLPWLLFVKRPPVAWRWLVGNGVFLGFGMFGLLFIAMRADITPGVASLVVQTQAFFTIGLSMLLLGERLRGFQAAGLALCVAGMAVLFAHTDASLTVRGLILTLGAGLSWAVANLIAKRAGRIDMLGFMVWSSLFAVPPLLLASLVFEGPQRIGEALAQANWIGWSAAFWQGAANTLFGYGAWNWLLARYPAATVSPLSLLVPVFGMLAAALAYGEPLPAWKLGACALLLAGLAVIALWPRIGAWLGRATARA
- the pepQ gene encoding Xaa-Pro dipeptidase; its protein translation is MSHATLSSLYPQHLDVLQARAAEALRRGGFDHLVVPSGTLHYQAFDDRDYPYAVNPQFKAWLPLTQTPGSWLVVTPGSKPKLVFLQPHDYWHVVPAAPSGYWVDQFEIVVIRTPEEAAQHLPDAARSAILGEPQSAIEGYAPNNPQPVIAYLEYHRAFKTAYEIEMMRQASRIGARAHRAAERAFRAGSSEFGIHLAYCQAAGQDANDLPYGNIVALNEHGAVLHYTHRDRLPPKPVRSFLIDAGASFGGYACDITRTYSAADDEFAAMIRAVDAAQLQLCDMVRAGTDYARIHLQAHLLLAGVLRDFGVLKISPEDALASGVSSAFFPHGVGHGIGLQVHDVAGFAESDTGGTLPKPDGHPYLRLTRTLAPGMVVTIEPGIYFIDMLLDELKAKGLGDAVDWARVEAFKPYGGIRIEDDVVCTDGEPLNLTREAFAADA